The following coding sequences lie in one Metopolophium dirhodum isolate CAU chromosome 5, ASM1992520v1, whole genome shotgun sequence genomic window:
- the LOC132944571 gene encoding cuticle protein 7-like, with translation MAAKFIILAACVATALAQYAAPAYKPAYSAPAYPAPKAYAPEPAYAPAPYNFEYSVNDPHTYDVKSQSEYADGNGYVKGSYSLLEADGSTRTVEYTADDYNGFNAVVKNSAPSAAYKPAYSAPAYSAPAYAAPAYSAPAYAAPAYSAPAYKPAYKPAY, from the exons atggcCGCTAAA TTCATCATCCTCGCCGCTTGCGTGGCTACCGCACTCGCCCAATACGCCGCACCCGCTTACAAGCCAGCGTACTCAGCGCCCGCTTACCCAGCACCAAAGGCCTACGCCCCAGAGCCCGCATACGCCCCAGCCCCATACAACTTCGAATACAGCGTAAACGACCCACACACCTACGATGTCAAGAGCCAATCCGAATACGCTGACGGCAACGGTTACGTCAAGGGATCCTACAGCCTTTTGGAAGCCGACGGTTCCACCCGTACCGTTGAATACACCGCTGACGACTACAACGGTTTCAACGCCGTCGTCAAAAACTCTGCTCCATCTGCTGCCTACAAGCCAGCTTACTCTGCACCAGCATACTCTGCACCAGCCTACGCTGCACCAGCATACTCTGCACCAGCCTACGCTGCACCAGCTTACTCTGCACCGGCCTACAAGCCAGCTTACAAACCAGCATACTAA
- the LOC132944577 gene encoding cuticle protein 7-like, which translates to MAAKLIIFTVCVASALAQYSAPAYKPAFSVPVYSAPRAYAPEPAYAPAPYSFEYSVNDPTTYDVKSQSEYADGNGNIKGSYSLLEADGSTRVVEYTADDHSGFNAVVKKIEGGYKAPYSAPAYKAAYPAPAYKPAPYKAY; encoded by the exons ATGGCAGCTAAG TTGATCATCTTCACCGTTTGCGTGGCTTCTGCCCTCGCCCAATACTCTGCCCCCGCTTACAAACCAGCGTTCTCGGTGCCAGTATACTCAGCACCAAGAGCCTATGCCCCAGAGCCCGCATACGCCCCAGCCCCATATAGCTTCGAATACAGCGTAAACGACCCAACCACCTATGACGTCAAGAGCCAATCCGAATATGCTGACGGAAACGGTAATATCAAGGGATCCTACAGCCTTTTGGAAGCCGACGGTTCCACCCGTGTCGTCGAATACACCGCCGACGACCACAGTGGTTTCAACGCCGTCGTCAAGAAAATCGAAGGAGGATACAAGGCCCCATACAGCGCCCCTGCCTACAAGGCCGCCTACCCAGCACCAGCCTACAAGCCAGCCCCGTACAAGGCCTACTAA